In Hyalangium ruber, the DNA window ACGGGCAGGCCGATCTTCTTCTCGATGACCTTGGCCGCGGCCAGCTCCAGCTTGCGGCGGTTCTCGCACTTGGGGCAGGTGGACTTCGGCCCCACGCGGTTGACGAGCACCCGCTCCACCTGGAGCTTCTTCTCCTTCAGGTACTCCACCAGCCGCTCGGTGCGCGAGGCGGCCAGATCCTCGCCGCGCGTCACGACGACGAAGCGCGACTCGTTGGGCGAGGCCAGCGCCTCCTCGAAGCGCTTCACGTGCTTGAGCTGAGCGGCCACGTCATCGGCCAGCTCGCCCAGGCCCTTGGTCTTGTACTTGGACAGCACGCCGTGCAGCGCGGAGAGCCACGCCTTGGCCGTGTCGGCCAGCTCCACCACCCGCATCGAGGTGATCATCGGCGCCGGGTCCACGACGATGCGCTTGAAGCGCTCCTGCACCAGCGCGTCGGTGAGGCACGCCAGCGCCGCCAGCTCGTCGATGCCCGGAGGCGCGCACTCCAGCAGGTTGCGCAGCGCGGCCAGGTCCGCCGGCACATCGCCCGTCTTGGGCGCGCCCTCGAAGCCCTTCTCCGCCTTCTCCTTCAGGCGCTTGCGCAGGGCGTTGAACCAGCCGTTCACGTCCAGCTCGCGCGCGTACAGGCCCTTGGTGCCCTTCACCTGCGTCTCGGTGTCGGTCAGCCGGCTCTGCAGCACGTCCGACAGCGAGTGCGCCGGATCCGTGGAGATGAGGAGCACGGGCCCCTCCTTCTCCGTCAGCGTCACCGCGGCGGCCGCCGCGCAGGAGCTCTTGCCCACCCCGCCCTGCCCCACGAAGAAGATGAGGCGCGTGGGCGGCAGCGGCGGCGCGGCGATGGGAGGCATGGAGGGCGCGCGGACCAGCGCCGGAGGCCCCTCGGCGGCGGAGAACTCCAGCGTCTTGGTCTCCTTGCCGCCGATCGCCTCCTTGGCGAACTTCTTCAGGCCGTCCAGCCCGCGCGGGGCCAGCTCGCGCTTGGCCACCAGTTGCACCGGCACCGCCTTGTCCAACCCCTGGAACTTGCGCACGTGCGGCGCCTGGAGACCCCGGCGGCCCTGACACGCGGGGCAGCCGTCCTTCTCCTCCACCTGGTTGACGACGATCTCCGTCACCGGAATGGAGCGCTCGCGCAGCTGCGCGAAGTACATGCGCGTCTGCGCCTCGGGCACCGGCTCGGCCAGCGCCACCAGGTGGAACGCGGTGCGCGCCGGATCCTTGAGCAGCGTCAGCAGCCGCTCGGCCTTGCCGCCCACCTCGTCCAGGAAGCTGCCCTCGGCGGGCGCCGCTTCCTTCTTGCCCTTACCACCCGCGGCCGGCTTCTCCGCGCCCGCCTTCACGATGCCCAGGAACTTGCGCAGGCCCTGGGGCAGGTCGAACAGCCGCAGCGTGTGGCTGGTGGGCGAGGTGTCCACGACGATGCGGTCGAACTCCTGCGACTCCAGCATCTCCTGCACGTGGAACAGGCCGACCAGCTCCTCCAGCCCCGGCACCGCCTGGGCGAAGACCTTGCCCAGGTCCTCTTCCGTCAGGTGGGTGCCCTTGCCGGCCGCCTTCTCCAGCGCGGGGACGTACCTGGCGGCGAACGGCTTGAGCAGCGCGTCGGTCTCGAGCTCCGCCGCGTAGAGGCCACCCTCGCCCTTGCCCGCCTGGAGCTTGGTGGGCTTCGCCAGCAGCTTCTTCTTCACCAGATCCGACAGCGAGCGCGCCGGGTCCAACGAGATGAGCAGCACCTTCTCCTTCGGCGCGTCATCGGCAAGCTTCAACGCGTACGCCGCGGCCAGGGTGCTCTTACCTACACCGCCCTTGCCGCCGAAGAAGTGGAGAACTCGCGCATCGCTCATTGCGTCGTGGCCTTCCTTGACGCCCCCCGTCGGCCTCCGAATCGTCCATTCCTGGACAGCCGCGGTGAAGGCGGCGGAGTCCCAGGCGGGTCGTATCCCGAACCGGAAACCCCGTGTATGAGAGGCCCGGAGGATCCCCCGCCGAGAGGGTAAAAGTCAAGAAGTGTCGGGGGTTTTGCAGCGCTGGCACGCCCGCTTGACGCGGTGTGCCAGCTTGCTTGGAGAGTCCCTCGCCGAATCCGCCAAGGGCGCGAAATCCGGCTGGAATCCCCTACCTGAAAGGTCCGCTGCCCAGGTCCACCTCGGTGGCTCCGACGCTGCCGTCCCCGGCGGCCTTGATCAGGTTGCCGGCGGGGTTCTGTCCCCCCTGCTGGCGGGCCTCGGCGGCGTATCGGTTGAGCTTGTTGTAGAGGGTCTTTTCCGACACCCCGAGGATCTCCGCGGTGCGGGCCTTGTTGTTCCCGTTCCGCTGGAGGCTGCCGAGGATGTACTCGCGCTCCACGGCGTCGAGCGACAGGCCGTAGGGTAGGCGGAAGGTGTGGCGCTCGGGGCTCTTGCCCGCCATGTCGGGGGGCAGGTGCTCGCGGGTAATCAGCTCGCCGTCGCAGAGGATGACGGCGCGCTCCACGGCGTTGCGCAGCTCGCGGATGTTGCCCGGCCACTCGTGGCCCTTGAGCACTTCCATCGCCTCGGGGTGGACGCCGGTGACGCGCTTGGCGGAGTCCCCGCGGAACTTCTCCACGAAGTGCTGCACCAGGATGGGGATGTCCTCGCGGCGCTCCCGCAGCGGCGGCAGGTGGATCTGGAAGACGTTGAGGCGGAAGTAGAGATCCTCGCGGAAGCGCTGGTTCTTGATCTCCTGCTTCAGGTCGCGGTTCGTGGCGCACAGCACGCGCACGTCCACTTCGATCTCGACCTTGCCACCCAGGCGGCGCAGCCGGCCCTCTTCCAGCACGCGGAGCAGCTTGGCCTGCAGCTCGATGGGAATCTCACCGAGCTCGTCCAGGAAGAGCGTGCCGCCATGGGCCAGCTCGAAGACGCCGGGCCGGCGCTGATCGGCGCCGGTGAAGGCGCCGCGCTCGTGGCCGAAGAACTCGGACTCGATCAGCGTGGCGGGGATGGAGGCGCAGTTGATCGCGATGAAGGGCTTCTCGCGGCGCAGGCTGAGGTTGTGGATGGCACGCGCCACCACCTCCTTGCCGGTGCCGGACTCGCCGGAGATGGCCACGCTCGCCTTGGAGGGCGCCACCTTCTCGATGAGCTCGCCCACCTTGCGCATGGCGCCCGACTGGGCGATCAGGTCCGACTGCCCCAGCTGCTTGAGGCGCCTGCGCAGCGTCTGCACCTCGCGCAGCGTCTCCTTCTTCTCCAGGGCGCGCTCGATGCAGACCTTCAGCCGCGCGATGTTGAGCGGCTTCTCGATGAAGTCGTAGGCGCCTTCCTTGATGGCGGCCACGGCTGCGTCGATGGTGCCTCGGCCGGTCAGGAAGACGACCGGGCAGTCCGGCAGCTCCTCGCGCAACTGGCGCAGCAGCCACAGCCCGTCCGTCTCCGGCATCGCCAGATCCGACAGAACGACATCGGGCCGGAATTCACCCGCTCTCCGCAAGGCATCGTGTCCGTCGAACGCAACCTCGACCTTGTGCCCCCAGGAGCTGAGCATTTCTGCCAGCGCCTCGCACGTCGCGCGTTCGTCATCCACGGCCAGAATTCGTGCGCTGCCCAAGATGGAAACCTCCTACTGCTTTCGCAAAGAAGTCAGTGAAAAGCGCGGATCGAAGAGCTGATCAGACGCGCGTGAAGATGAAGCGGCAGATGCCCGCTCGGATCTGGAACTCGACACCCAGCTGCGCGGCGCGCAGCCCCAGGGCAGCCACCACATCGGGCGCCTGCTCCGGCGCGTTGCCGGCCGAGTCCGTCACCTCGAACACCGCGTAGGTGCCCTCGGAGCGAACGGTCACGAGCACCTCGGAGCCCGCCTCCGAGCGCCCGAAGGCGCGCAGCAGCGTCTGCACCAGGAAGAAGCTCAGCTCCTGCGTGTCGGCCAGCCGCACGCGGACATCGGCCTCGAGCGCCGTCTGGACCTTGATGCGGCGGCGCCGGCTCTCATGGGCCAGCACGTCCAGGGAGCGCCGGGAGGTGTCGGACAGCGAGGCCTCGCCGCTGGCGCCCCCGCGGAAGACGATGAAGTCGGAGAACTGGCGAAGGATGCCATCCACGCGCTGGATCTGATCGCGCATGGCCTTGATGTTCTTCTCCTGCGAGGGGGGCACCTGCCCGGCTTCGCCCTTGAGCTTCTCGGCGAGCACCTCGAGGTTGATGGAGAGCGCATTCAAGGGATTGCGCACGTCGTGCAGGAGGCTGTCCATGAGGGTGGGGACGGCGCCGTAGCGCGCGGCCCCCACCACGGGATCCGAGCCTTCCTGTACCGCGGGCACACTGGACACAGCCGTGGATGTAACCACCGAAAACTCCTCAGGAATTGCCACCATCCGCCGCGCCCCGCCTACCGGTGCCAGGATTTAGGGAGCCGCATGCCAAACGGCAACCCCAGGACGGTAATTCTTGCCGAAGTCGATGGATTCCTGAGTGAGTCCGCTTGCTTGGAGGGGGTGCTGAGTGTCCTCAGGGAGACGTTGCGTGAACCCGACCGCCCTGCCCCGGGCTGGGGGTGTCCACGGGTGAACGGAGCGCTCCCGTGGATCAGCGGGGCTCGGGAGGCTGGGCGGCTTCTCCGAGACCGGTGAGCTCCAGGCCGAGCTTGGCGGCGTACTCGAAGATGCGGGGGTCCCGGTAGAACTCGCCATAGACGATGCGAGAGCAGCCGCTGTTGGCGATGAGCTTGAAGCAGGGCCAGCAAGGGCTGGCGGTGGTGTAGATGGTGGCGCCGTCGATGCCCACGCCGTTCTTGGCCGCCTGGATGATGGCGTTGGCCTCGGCGTGAACGGTGGCGACGCAGTGGCCGTTCTCCATCATGTGGCCCACGTCGTCACAGTGCGGCAG includes these proteins:
- a CDS encoding histidine kinase dimerization/phospho-acceptor domain-containing protein — its product is MVTSTAVSSVPAVQEGSDPVVGAARYGAVPTLMDSLLHDVRNPLNALSINLEVLAEKLKGEAGQVPPSQEKNIKAMRDQIQRVDGILRQFSDFIVFRGGASGEASLSDTSRRSLDVLAHESRRRRIKVQTALEADVRVRLADTQELSFFLVQTLLRAFGRSEAGSEVLVTVRSEGTYAVFEVTDSAGNAPEQAPDVVAALGLRAAQLGVEFQIRAGICRFIFTRV
- a CDS encoding deoxycytidylate deaminase, which translates into the protein MTQPRSSWDQYFMDIARQVATRATCDRKHVGALLVRDRTILSTGYNGSIRGLPHCDDVGHMMENGHCVATVHAEANAIIQAAKNGVGIDGATIYTTASPCWPCFKLIANSGCSRIVYGEFYRDPRIFEYAAKLGLELTGLGEAAQPPEPR
- a CDS encoding ArsA family ATPase, coding for MSDARVLHFFGGKGGVGKSTLAAAYALKLADDAPKEKVLLISLDPARSLSDLVKKKLLAKPTKLQAGKGEGGLYAAELETDALLKPFAARYVPALEKAAGKGTHLTEEDLGKVFAQAVPGLEELVGLFHVQEMLESQEFDRIVVDTSPTSHTLRLFDLPQGLRKFLGIVKAGAEKPAAGGKGKKEAAPAEGSFLDEVGGKAERLLTLLKDPARTAFHLVALAEPVPEAQTRMYFAQLRERSIPVTEIVVNQVEEKDGCPACQGRRGLQAPHVRKFQGLDKAVPVQLVAKRELAPRGLDGLKKFAKEAIGGKETKTLEFSAAEGPPALVRAPSMPPIAAPPLPPTRLIFFVGQGGVGKSSCAAAAAVTLTEKEGPVLLISTDPAHSLSDVLQSRLTDTETQVKGTKGLYARELDVNGWFNALRKRLKEKAEKGFEGAPKTGDVPADLAALRNLLECAPPGIDELAALACLTDALVQERFKRIVVDPAPMITSMRVVELADTAKAWLSALHGVLSKYKTKGLGELADDVAAQLKHVKRFEEALASPNESRFVVVTRGEDLAASRTERLVEYLKEKKLQVERVLVNRVGPKSTCPKCENRRKLELAAAKVIEKKIGLPVTMAPALGRHPAGLRELKAFRTAWYALSAPVKIKAA
- the nla6 gene encoding enhancer binding protein Nla6, which codes for MGSARILAVDDERATCEALAEMLSSWGHKVEVAFDGHDALRRAGEFRPDVVLSDLAMPETDGLWLLRQLREELPDCPVVFLTGRGTIDAAVAAIKEGAYDFIEKPLNIARLKVCIERALEKKETLREVQTLRRRLKQLGQSDLIAQSGAMRKVGELIEKVAPSKASVAISGESGTGKEVVARAIHNLSLRREKPFIAINCASIPATLIESEFFGHERGAFTGADQRRPGVFELAHGGTLFLDELGEIPIELQAKLLRVLEEGRLRRLGGKVEIEVDVRVLCATNRDLKQEIKNQRFREDLYFRLNVFQIHLPPLRERREDIPILVQHFVEKFRGDSAKRVTGVHPEAMEVLKGHEWPGNIRELRNAVERAVILCDGELITREHLPPDMAGKSPERHTFRLPYGLSLDAVEREYILGSLQRNGNNKARTAEILGVSEKTLYNKLNRYAAEARQQGGQNPAGNLIKAAGDGSVGATEVDLGSGPFR